GTCTACTTCCGCAGTCCAGAAATCTTCATCAGCAATTGCTTGCGCGCCAGCGAAACCACCAACACCACCTTGGTTTGCATTTACGTGTTCACGTAATGCAACAAGATCAATACCATCAGCATTGAAAATTGTGCCAGTGTGATCTTGAACGTGAGTGATTTTTGCTTTTGACTCAACAAACAAGAAAGCAGCTTCACTACCTACGTTACCAAAACCTTGAACAGCGATTTTCGCGCCTTCAATTGGTAAATTGATTTTTGCAGCCACTTCGCGACCTGTAACAAATACACCGCGACCAGTCGCTTTAACACGACCTAAAGAGCCACCTAAGTGAACTGGCTTACCAGTTACAACACCAGTTACTGTATAACCTTGGCTAGTCGAATAAGTATCCATCATCCAACCCATGATATTGGCATTTGTACCAACGTCTGGAGCTGGGATATCTTTTTGAGGCCCGATAATGTGACCGATTTCAGTCGTATAACGGCGAGTTAAACGTTCTAATTCACGATTTGAAAGTTTACGTGGGTCAACACGGATACCACCTTTTGCACCGCCAAATGGCAAGTTCAAAACAGCAGTTTTAATTGTCATCCATGCAGATAACGCCATCACTTCATTTAAATCAACGTTTGGATGGTAACGTACACCACCTTTACCAGGACCACGAGACAAGTTGTGTTGTACACGGTAGCCTTCAAAGTGCTGAATAGAACCGTCATCCATTACGATTGGCACGTCAACAATAAGCGCACGCTTTGGACGTTTTAATGTATCGATAAACTCAGCTAAGTGGTCTAAGTACGGAGCAACACGGTCAATTTGTGCCAAGTAAGTTTGCCATGCATCGCTATGTTCGTTTACGTATGAAAGATCTGACATCTTTTTTCCTATCTACCTATACAGACTCAGATGTGATAAATCCGCAGTCTTTATTATTCAGCAACCAAAACCTTGCAATAACAATGTTTTGATTTATTTATAAAATCTTCAGCCCTTTTAAAGCTTTAGACCCTTTAAATTCCATCTTGTGATATCAAAAGTACAATTTACTTTTATATATCGATATCTTTTACAATCTTTCTTTTGCCTCATCTGCTGTTTATAAAAACCTCTTTATAAAAGCAAAAGTTCCACCGCAACCAACTCAAACAAGTCGATTGGAAATAAGTACAAAAGAGGTGATATAACCGTTTGGGAGTTAAAAAGAACTTGGGTTCATAAAACGAAAAAACCATAAGTCCATAAAATTATTTTTGACTAATCGATAGATCCCTCCATTAGTCTTTTTAAATAAAAATTGTTCAGTAATACTGCAAGTTTTACATCCCGACTCGAGCAGGTTAATCGCGCTCTAATATAGACATAAAATCTTTAAGTAAATATAGCACAGAGCAAGGTAATTTAGAACATTTTAAAATAAACAAGCAGAGAAAAAATAATCAATTCTTGCTCTTTTTTATAATAAAAAAGTAACTACACCTAAAAAAACCTTAAGCCATAATAATTTTATTTTATGGAAATTAAAAAAATATTAAAAATAAAAATGATCAAAAAATTACCATTTAATAACAACAACTTAATTAACAAAAAATTTCAAAAAACTCTCAAAAATTGTAGAAAATTTCATAATATTTATTTGTTCACTACAATTCAAAATAAAAAACAGAAATATAAAAATATTCTTTTAATTAAATAACCATGATAAACATAGACTTATTTAAAAACTTATAATAATTAGCTATTAATAACAATCCGACAAAAGGTTAATTTACGAATCAATATTTGATTTTATTATTAAAATAAAAAAAACATTTTTAAAAAAAATATATGACAAGACCCTTTTTAGCTCAATTTTAAGCCACAAAAAAAGGCCCCTTTAGGGACCTTCAATCAACAAAATATGCTGTTTAATTTTGAATCAATTCTTTCTTACGATAAAAGATAAAATAGCTGGCATAGCACAGTAAGATAAAAATTATGCAACAGATGAAACCGACTTGCATAGATGGATCAAAGACCATGCTGACACAGGTAACAACACAGAATAGCCCACCCACAATTGGAGCGAGAGGAAAAAGAGGTGCAGCGAACCGTAAATCTTTTGCTGTGTTGCCTGCTTTATACCATTGTCTACGGAAATTAAACTGTGAAACACAAATTGCGATCCACACCACAACCATTGTAAAAGCTGCAACACCGAGCAAGTTCTTAAATATGGTTTCTGGCGCAAATTGCTCTGAAAGCAACCCAGGAATTGCACCAAACATGGTTACAATAATGGCAACAATAGGTGTTCCAGAAGGTGTAAGTTTGGAGAAAATTTTAGGTAATTGATTTTTTGCTGAAAGCGACCACATCATACGTGATGCAGCAAACAAACCAGAGTTAGCAGCCGAAAGTAAAGCGGTAATAATAACGAAACGAATAATATCTTCTGCGTACGGAATACCAATGTAATTAAATACTGTCACAAACGGACTGCTACTCACGTCATTTGCATTAAGACCAGCAAGATGAAATGGAAGCAAAGAGCAAATAACAACGATAGTACCAACAAAGAATATAAGTAAACGCCAAATTGCAGCATTAATTGCTTTAGGAACAGTCTTCGCTGGCTCCTCTGCTTCACCTGCGGCGACACCAATGAGCTCTGTACCAGAGAAAGCAAAGTTTACGATCAGCATGGTAGTAAAAATTGGAAATAACCCATGCGGGAACCAACCTTGTGCCGTTAAATTAGTAAATAATGGCGCTGTTTCATGACCGTGATAAGGAATAAAGCCAAAAATTGCCAATAAACCCAAGGCAATAAAAACAATAATTGTTATAACTTTAATGAGAGCAAGCCAAAACTCAGATTCAGCAAATAGACGTGTTGAACTAATATTAAGAAAAAAGACGAGACCACCAAAAAATAAAGTCCATGCCCAAACCGAAGTACTTGGGAACCACTCCTTAACCAGTAAAGCTGCGGCAGTAAACTCGGTTCCTAAAGTGGCAGTCCAAGTGAGCCAATATAACCAAGTGATCATATAACCTGTGCCTGGACCAATATAACGTCGTGCGTATTCACCAAAAGAACCCGACTCAGGCACATGAACAGCGAGCTCACCTAAGCACAACATAACAGTATAGGCAATCAAACCGCCCAAGAAATAAGAGATAATTGCGCCAATGGGACCTGCTTGAGAAATTACGTCGCCAGACCCTAAAAAAAGACCTGTACCTATGGCACCGCCAAGGGAGATCATCACCAAATGTCGAGTACTCATTGCTCGTTTCAAAGGTGCAGAACTTCCATGTTGCGATGCATCATTATTCCGATAATTTAATGATTGCATATAAAAAACTGTAACGACAATTTAGTAAAAAATCATTTTAGGAGAAAAAAATAAATATGCAATTATCTTTGAATAGTGAAGCTATTTTAAGCACCTTCTCCAATTACAAATAAAATAGCAATATAAAACAACACATTAATAAATACCAAAGCAATGATTGTATTTTAATTAACCCCTAACTATTTCTTTAATTTATATAAAATCAAAAACCATTATTTTTTAAATATAATATTTTTTCAGTTAATTTATCATGATTACTTTTAGCCCTATCTTTATTTAAAAATCAATCACACCATTTATTTAAATAATGACTTCTAATTTCATATACAAATAAATTAATAAAAAAATATTTTTTAAGCAAAAAATAAAGCTCAAATCTAAAGATTTGAGCTTTATTTAAACAGCTAAGCGACTTAGAAGTTCATCAATATAAATTGTTGAGAGGGCTGACCTGAACCTTCAACATAATGACACACGCCTTGCTCATCACAATCTAGGTTTAATTGTTTGTAGCTCAATGTAAAAAATTCAGAATATTGTTTAATCACAAATGGGCTCATATCCGAGCTTAACGCTTCCCCTTGTTTAAACAATTTAATGATTTTTCGGTCATTCATACCTAACAAATAAATTTCATTATTTAACCCAATGTGCGCAACTCCGGTCTGTTCTGCCACGATCGGGATCAAATACGAAGTGTTTGCCAGCAAAATATCTACAGCATAAGTTTCAAGCTTTAGATTGATTAAATTGAATACCAATATTGCTCCAGTATGGGTCTGCAAAGCTTTTTTGTAAGTTGCAGCCTGCTGGATGTATTGAATTTTAATTCCAAGCTTTTGAAAATCTTGCTCAGTTGCCTGCTTTGTTCTTACAAGGCTACGTGTAAGGGCTTGTTTGAGGGGGTTATCTAAATAACGCTCATCCAATTGAAAATCATTTTGACGTAAAATTTTCAATAGCATGCTGTCATGATGTGTCAGCACATTTGCAAGAACATTACGATAGTAAAATTTGCTTTGTTTTTTGATTTTACGAACCTGTTGATAGAAATATGTTTCATCAAATTCATGTTCAATAAAATCGTGTAAAAGGCTTGAGCTTGCCAATACCGATAAAGCCTCATGTCCCGTAAAAGGTAAGTGAACTGTATGTAAACTTGGCAATATTTCTTTGATTTTTAGGTAGTGTTCACGATCAATTGCAAAGTAAGGATCATAAACAATAATGTATTCGCGCTCTGCATCCACATCTTGCGGCTGAACCTGCATGTCTTGATTAGCAACGGCATCAAAAAATTCAGCGTAGCGGCGATCTTCAACCTGTTCAGGGTCAATTGAATATTGAGGTACAAAAGCAACTATTCGATTCATATTTAATAGGTTCGAATATTTGATTGCTGCATAACCGCCCATTGAGCCGCCATAACCCACAATATTTTTAAAACGCTGAATAATAGGCAAAATGGCTTTTGCCATTTCAACCATACTGGCTTTTGGGAACCATGATTTTTGTTTTGGCATAACCCCAATAACATTGTATTGGTACTTTATTAGAGACTTCTCAGCATTGATAGATAAGCCACTCGCTCGGGTAATCAAATCGCCAAAAGAGAAAACTAATGTATTAGAATCGCCTTGTAAAAAAATGGCTCTAATGTGTTCGTCTTCAAAAATAATTTGCTTATCCATGCTCACACCGAAAGAAAATTTACTCCCACATACATCGTCAAAAATGAAACAAAATAGGTGTTTTGCCAATTTATGATTGCGGAGTATCTTATTTTATAGATGCCAGTCAGATTAAAAAGCGCAAAATATGACACAATCCTTACATCCTGCCGCTCAAAAAGGCTTCAGCTCTGCTGCTGAACTTTATCAGCAAGTTAGACCCAATTATCCTGTAGAAATAGTCAGTTGGCTACAAGATCGACTCCAAATACATGAAAATTCTACTGTTATCGATCTTGGTTCAGGCACTGGCAAATTCTTATCCTACCTAAAACAAACACATGCCAATATTATTGCAGTAGAGCCAATTGGCGAGATGTTACAACAGCTTCAGCAAGCCTATCCCGATATCAAAACTTTACAGGCATTTAGTCATTCTATTCCGCTAGCCGATCAACTGATTGATGCCGTCATTTGTGCTCAATCTTTTCATTGGTTTGACAACATAGAAACACTCTCTGAAATATATCGAATATTAAAACCTCAAGGGCATTTGGGACTCGTCTGGAACCAGCGTGATGAACGTACAAACTGGGTAAAGGCTTTAGCAGATTTTTTATTGCCGCTTGAAGGTGATACACCTCGTTACCATAGTGAAAAGTGGAAAAATGTTTTTGAAGAGCAAAATTTATTTATTTTTGACAGTTTAGAAACTTTTCCGCAATCGCAGCATGGTACTGTCGAACAAGTCGTGAGTAAGAGATTACTTTCAACAAGTTTTATTGCAGCAATGACTGAAAAAGATCAATCGCAGCTCAAAGCTCAGTTTGAAAAAATTGTTTATGATTTTACTGGGCTAGGCCCACAAGACCAGATCGATTTTCCGTATGTCACATATGCATATCACTTTCGGAAAAGTACATCGTCAAATAATAGAGAATAGGTTCGGTTAAAAGCTATGTTTAAAAAAACGCCTCATATCATCTTCATGTCTTTGCTCAGCTCTAGCCTATTATTGACTGCTTGTAAAAAAGCAGATGAGCCGGCAAAGACTGAACAACATCATACGAATTCATCTACCGATCAGGTCATGGAAAAACTCAATGAAAGGCCTGTTAAAAAGTTTCCAGTCACTGCCGATGATGCACATGACATTGCGCTACTAGAAGACTATGACCGTCGCTTTACTGAAATGAGTGATGAGATGGAAACCGAGTTAGCAAAAATGCATGAGGCAGGTACGCTCACCACAGATTTTGAACAAAAACGGACGCTTGATAATGTCCGCTCAGCATTGACCATGTTAAAAGACCTCGATTTAAAAACTGAACAAGGTCGCTATATTCAGGGTTTACTCTATCAATATTGGGAAAACCAAGAAAAACACTTTAGTGATAAACAGGTCAATAAAGATGAACGAGTCAATCAGCTTGCTGACTACTTACAAGCCCAGAATCAGTTGAAATATTGGAAAGCTTCACAGCAGCATTAAGTTTATAAAGTGCAATAAAAAGCCTTCTGTTCGAGAAGGCTTTTTAATTTAAATATTTTGTTTTTCAACCCAATGAATCGATTGAACACGGAATAATTCACAAGCACCATCACCAGTATCACCTGGAGTTAAAGATGATCGCCAAACTAAATTTTTATCTTTAATTTCGACGAGTTCCCCTTTGAGATAAACCAAATCACCGCGTTTAACTTGTTTGATTTGCTGAGCAATCTGAGGGCTCGCAGGAATGATGTGCATATTTGACACCATTTGCATTGCTTGGTCAGCAGGTACCGGAAGCTTACTCATTTTCCAGTTCAAATAACGGTCATATTGCTTAACTGAAATCGTACGAGCAATATCTGGTTTGGCGAACAGCCCCCAACTTACGGCATAATCGATTGGAGAAAATTTAGCTTGTTCATCATTTTTATATATTTTTGAACCTAAGATTCGAAAATTACCCTGAAATGGCTGTAATACAGAAATTGACTGATCTTTTTCAATGGGTAACAAGCCATTAGCAATATTATATTCACCAGAGGTAGAGGATGTCGAAGCAAAAGCCGAGCTGATACATAAAGAGGCCAATAAGCCTATCATTACATGTTGTTTTTTCATCGCTTTATACCTCAAATATTGCCAGATCAAATACAGTAGATCTCTAATTTATGGTAGCTCTAAGCGATGAAAAAAATATCGGAATTTAGTAACAATACAGATCAATTTCGTCTATTTTTGTGCTTAATTAAATAGATTATAAATCTTCAAAATCTATTCTTAAGGTTTCAAAACGAACCTTCCCTTCTCTTACCGCTTGAGCAATTGCTTGCTGACCTTTTGTTAGACGAGCACCGCCACTTTTTACATCAAGTAAAATAATCTGAATGTCATCGGCAGTCCCATCACCATCTCTAAAATCGGTATAACCATCAAAAATAACATAATCAACCGGATCGCCTAAAAACTTGGCATCACTCGGTAAATATTGAAACTCAGGTAAAATCGGGGCAAATTGTTCTGCCATTTTTCCCTTTAATACTGCACGGCTTGTATTAACACTTCGCTTTTGTGCTTGAGCAAGGGCTTGTTGATGCTCAAGCTCTAACTCAGCAATATATTGTTCATATTCAGCCTTGATTCGGCCATTACGGGTATTTGATAAAATGAGTGTAGTGATAATAATACCAATACCAGCACCAATAAGCATGGCCAGCCATACAGACATAAATTTTCCTTAACAAATACAAATCACAGCAACAGATGAGCAATCATATCTAAAATTACGAAGCAGCTTAAACTTTTGTCAAAGGTGGTCCTCTACTTCACCTAAAAAGATGCTAAGGTATAAGTAAAACAAGTGTGCTGCTGAATATAACTGAATTTATGAAAACGATACTTATTGCAAATCAAAAAGGCGGATGCGGAAAAACCATGACAGCCATTACGCTGGCAACAGCTTTGGCACAAAAAGGATATAAAGTAGCATTGGCTGACTCTGATAACCAAAAATCTTCCTTACAATGGTTAAAGCAACGTCCAGAAAATGTAGCTGCGATTCAAAGCCTCGACTGGCGTCATGAAAAATCAATTGGTGATGCGCCTAAAAATTTAGATTATTTAATTATTGATGCGCCGGGTGCTCTGTCAGGCGACCATGCTGAACAATTAGTCAGCGAAGCTCATGCCATTATTACACCGCTTCAGCCTTCATTTTTTGATATCGATAGTACACGTCGTTTTCTCAAGCATTTGCAAGATATTAAGCGTATTCGTAAAGGTAAAGTACAAATATTACTGCTTGCAAATCGCGTTAAACCGAATAGTGCTAGCTCAAAAGATATTCAGCAATTCTTTGAAAAAATCGAACATGAACCTATTGCGTGGATTGCAGAGCGTAGTGCTTATGGCAGTTTAGCAATGCAGGGTTTAAGTGTATTTGATAAACCACAAAAGAACTTTGTTGCAATTCAAACTCAGTGGCAGCCTCTTTTAAATAAACTGATTGAAGATAAATCTGAGTGGTTTTAAAAACTATCTTTTTAGTTTCATTGTGCAAGATGAATAAATAAGCACGGCTGCTTAAAATTTGCCTCAAGTCATTTTTCAGTTAATATGACTTTATTCGATTTAAAAAATTAGAGACATTTTGTTCGTGCATCAATACGCCCCTACTTTACAGCGCGTTTTATTATTTGGATTATTTTTCATCCTGATATTTTTAGGATTTAACATTCTAAAGTACTTTATTGTACCTGTAGTTTGGGCTGCCATCATTGCCTATATGACTTGGCCTATTTATTTAAGAATACAGCGTTTTTTTGGTGAAAACCGTAATAATTTAAATGCCACAGTCATGATTAGCTTAGTCATCTTAGTGGTTGGTATTCCACTTATATGTGCTATTTTTATTTTGCAACATGAAGGCCGTAACCTCTATCTTGATTTACAGCGGCAGGTCTTTTCTGGTCATTTAAGCGTTCCTGATTTCATTACAAATCTTCCTTTTATTGGCAAAGAAATAACTCGAACACTCAATGATATAAATACTGATCCCAATAGTACGATTCAGAGTATTGCCGCTTGGTTTCAAAGCAATTTAAGTTATGGACGTGTATTACTCAATGAAATTAGTAAAAATATAGTCAAACTTGGATTTGCAATTTTAACGCTTTTCTTCTTTTATCGTGACGGCCACACCATCTTGACCCAAGTAAGTAAAGCTTTAGAAATGGTGATCGGCCTACGTATTCATCATTATCTTGATACGATTTCAGAAACTACGCGTGCCGTTGTTTATGGTGTGGGTTTAACTGCAATTGCTCAAGCAGTACTTGCTGGATTAAGTTATTTCGTCGCAGGTGTACCCAATCCAATGGTACTCACCATTGCAACATTCTTATTAGCACTCATTCCTTTTGGTACCCCTGTTTCCTATTTAGGCGTTGGCCTATGGTTGTTCTCTCAGGGACAAACTATGGAAGCGATTGGAGTTATTGCATGGGGTGTTCTGATTGTAAGTAGTGCAGACAATGTGATTCGCCCTCTTGTTATCTCTGGTGCGACCCAAATTCCGTTTTTAGTCATTATGTTCGGCGTACTCGGTGGTATTGCGAGTTTTGGTTTAGTAGGCTTGTTTATTGGACCAGTTATTTTAGCTGTTTTATTAGCGATTTGGCGTGAATGGCTTCATGAAACAATTGACCCTGAACCACTGCCAAAAACAACCATGATTTATGATTCTGACGATGATTTACCTCCGCCTTAAAACTAAACTAATGATTTAAAAATGTTTCAGGATACAAAGTGACTATTTAAATTAACTTGTAGGGCTAACGTACCTTTGCTTGAATGAGAAAATCAGATTTATATTTATAAGGACAATTAATAATGACAGCATTTAATAAAATTAGTGCAGTATGCGCACTTACAGCTTTTTTAACAGTTGGTTGTAGCACGGTAAGCAAAACAGTATCTGACACGACTCATGCATTAACCACCATGCATACCAAAAAAGTAGTCGATGTAAATGAAGTAACAGCCAATGGTATTGGTAAAAAAATTGGTACGATTAGCTTTCAAGACAGTGATAAAGGCTTAATCATTACCCCTGCTTTGGCGGATTTACCAAGTGGTACTCGAGGTTTTCACATCCATGAAAATGCATCTTGTGCTCCTGGTGTTAAAGATGGAAAACCTGGTGCTGCTTTAGCTGCAGGTAGCCACTACAACCCTAACCAAGCACCACACCATGGTACTCCGACCACAGGTCACTTAGGCGACTTACCTGTTTTAGTAGTTGATAACACAGGTGTTGCGACAACTGCTGTCATCGCTCCACGTCTAAAACTTGCTGATATAAAAGGTCATGCCATCATGATCCACGCTGGTGGTGATAATTATTCAGACTCTCCTCAACCATTAGGTGGTGGCGGAGCACGAATCGCATGTGGTGTCATTCAGTAATTTATTATTGTTTTAAATTGTGGGTATCTAAAAAGATATCCACAATTTAGCTATTTTATTGAACACTTTAATTGATTTAACCATTATAAAATCTTAAAAAATTAACTGACTTTCTTAGATAAAACGCATAATATTTTTCACGTAATAAAAATTTAAATATTCCTTTGTCACGTACCCTCTTCTAGAAAAAAGCCGTGAATTATCTAATCCAAACATTTAATCGTTTTAAATCGAATTCAATTTTAATTTACTGTCTGCAAATTTTAATTGTACTCACAGGCACAACCTTAGGCTTCCGCTGGTTAGGCCATAATGAGCTTATTGTCCCTGTGACTTTAGGTGCAATTGCTGCTGCACTCACCGATTTTGATGATCGCTTAAGTCTTCGTTTACGTAACCTGCTGTATGTTTGCCTACTCTTTTTTACTGTCAGCACTATTCTTGGATTTTTAGCACCTTATAAAATTTTATTTATTTTATATCTATCAATTTCAAGTGCTTGTTTTATTTTATTAGGTGCTTTAGGTCAGCGCTACGCTACTATTTCTTTTGGTACAATTTTACTTTCGATCTACAGCATGTTTGGTTTAGGAGAATATGCCCATTGGTACCAACAACCGATTTATTTTGTATATGGTGCACTATGGTACGGATTAACTTCTATTTTATTTTTCATTCTCAAACCTACACTTCCTTTACAAGATAAACTTTCACAAATTTTTGAAGAAATCTCGGCTTTACTTCAGGCTAAAGCACGTCTGTTCGATCCAGACAACAAAGAAAATGTAGAGCAGCTTTTATTTGAGTTATCGCTACAAAATACACAAGTTGCGCAAAGTCTTAATCAAATCCGTAGTTCCCTGCTGACCCGACTTAAAGCCTCACGTGTCAGTAATAAAAGTATTTACTGGCTAAACCTGTATTTCTTTGCACGAGATATACATGAGCAGGCAACGTCTAATTATTTACATTACGAACAGATTCAGCAGAATTTTAGCCGCAGTGATCTCATTTTTCGTTTTCAAAAAAATCTGCGCTTACAAGCCCAAGCTTGCCAAGATTTAGCCCAATGTATTTTGCATAATCAACAATATCAGTCTTCCGAGCAAGGACAGCTTGTCTTAAACCATTTAGAAAGTTCTTTAAAAGACTGGATAAAACAGCATCCACAAAATTTTGAAGTTAAAAATTTAAAGCTGATTTTTAATAATTTAAAAGGAATGCATGAACAGTTTGAACAACTTCAATATGCTCAACCATTTGGTGAAACGCTTAATCAGAACAAGCAAGAACATCTCAACTTACTTGATGATGATATTCAAGGATTTTCAGACCTTGTCTTAAAAATTCGGCAGCAGCTCACCCCTCAATCGGCTTTATTTAGACATGCAATACGAATTGCATTCGTGTTTGCTGCAGGTTACGTCATTTCATTATTACCTTTTGCTCAGCATGGCTACTGGATTTTGCTCACCAGTTTATTTGTTTGCCAAATTACTTATTTTGCAACCAAAAGCCGTTTAAAACTCAGAACAATTGGAACCTTACTTGGTGTTTTATTAGGGATTCCTATTTTATATTTTGTTCCAAGTATTGATGGCCAACTCATTCTTACCATTATTTGTGGTGTGAGCTTTTTTTACTTACGCCAGAAGAAATATGCCTTGGCAACGCTCATGGCAACCCTTATGGTATTGCTTATTTTCAATTTAAAAGGTGCCGGCTACAGCATTATTTTACCCCGCCTCATCGACACATTATTAGGCTGCTTTATTGCTTGGCTTGCCGTTAACTTTATATGGCCGGACTGGAACTTTCGAAACATTCCAAACAATATTAAAAAGAGTAGCCAAGCCACACTGGATTATTTCAATGTGATTGTTGAGCAATACCAGCATGGTAAAAACCAAGACATTGAATATCGTAGAATTCGCCGCGCTGCACATAATGCACAGATTGAGCTATCTAATATGATTTCAAGCTTAAGTGCTGAGCCCAATCCAAAACCAGAGCTGATTCATTATGCTTTTCGTTATCTAGTTTATAGCCATAGCCAGTTGAGTTATGTTGCAGCCTTAGGTAGCCAAAGACAAAAAATTGAGGATCATCAGGTATTACAGCTTTTACTAGATTGTCAGCACATTCTTAATCAAAATTTGTTTGAACAAGCTCCCGTTGACTTTAACTTTCTTGAGCAAACTTTAAAACAAATTCAACGCCTAACAACTCATGAGCAACTCTCGGAAAGTTATTCCCTCGTCTTAAAACAAATGAGTTTATTATTAGAAACCTTGCCTGAATTACTCAACCTTAAAGGCAAACTTTTAGAACAAGAGATTAAGTAAAATAGAAAATACCGGAATATAAATTCCGGTATTTTTTTTAATGTAAGTCTTGAGCAACTCTTTCCTGCATTTCCCGTTTTAAAGCTAAACGTGGTTGAGTAAACCATAGCGCAATAAAAGCAAAAGCAGATAAGACGAAAGCCCATAAATGAAATTGAGTATAGAGATAACGCACCAGCTCAATCATTGCAAAAAAGCTCGTCATCAATAACATTGAAACAGCCGCAGCCACAGTTCCTTTTGACACTTCAGATGACATGAGTGCAAAGCGGTACAAGACTGAGAAACTAATTCCTTCCCCAAAGCAAATGAGCGTCATACCAGTGAGCAAGCAAGGAATTAAATAGGTCTGCCATACAACACCTAATATTAAAATGAGTGTACCAGTGAGCATAATAGGTAAACCGATTAGCACTGTTTTACCTAAAGCCAAACGGTCAATAATTTTAATTAAAACAATGTTACCTACGATCAAACCTAGAAATACTGGAAACTGTGCTAAACCATATTGCACACTCGTGAGCTTGAGTTCATCTACCAAAATAATTGGCGATAATGCAATCCAGAGCATCAGCGGCATACCGACAAGCGGTAAGGCTAGCGTTAAACCAAGAAATTGCCGATTGCTAAATACCTTTTTAAAGTCATCAAAAAGATAGCTAAAAGGTTGTTTGGTTACACTTACCTTCTGACCAGGCATTTGTTTCTTTAAACCCACCCAACTCAGCAGTGCAAGCAGCGCAATTGCTACAAAGCCCCAATGCCAAGAAACATAGTCAATAAGAAACGCACCCAAT
This window of the Acinetobacter sp. XH1741 genome carries:
- the yccS gene encoding YccS family putative transporter, translating into MNYLIQTFNRFKSNSILIYCLQILIVLTGTTLGFRWLGHNELIVPVTLGAIAAALTDFDDRLSLRLRNLLYVCLLFFTVSTILGFLAPYKILFILYLSISSACFILLGALGQRYATISFGTILLSIYSMFGLGEYAHWYQQPIYFVYGALWYGLTSILFFILKPTLPLQDKLSQIFEEISALLQAKARLFDPDNKENVEQLLFELSLQNTQVAQSLNQIRSSLLTRLKASRVSNKSIYWLNLYFFARDIHEQATSNYLHYEQIQQNFSRSDLIFRFQKNLRLQAQACQDLAQCILHNQQYQSSEQGQLVLNHLESSLKDWIKQHPQNFEVKNLKLIFNNLKGMHEQFEQLQYAQPFGETLNQNKQEHLNLLDDDIQGFSDLVLKIRQQLTPQSALFRHAIRIAFVFAAGYVISLLPFAQHGYWILLTSLFVCQITYFATKSRLKLRTIGTLLGVLLGIPILYFVPSIDGQLILTIICGVSFFYLRQKKYALATLMATLMVLLIFNLKGAGYSIILPRLIDTLLGCFIAWLAVNFIWPDWNFRNIPNNIKKSSQATLDYFNVIVEQYQHGKNQDIEYRRIRRAAHNAQIELSNMISSLSAEPNPKPELIHYAFRYLVYSHSQLSYVAALGSQRQKIEDHQVLQLLLDCQHILNQNLFEQAPVDFNFLEQTLKQIQRLTTHEQLSESYSLVLKQMSLLLETLPELLNLKGKLLEQEIK
- a CDS encoding MFS transporter, which encodes MKNIQTTALNRTTLMFPLALVLFEFAVYIGNDLIQPAMLAITEDFGVSATWAPSSMSFYLLGGASVAWLLGPLSDRLGRKKVLLAGVLFFALCCFLILLTRNIEHFLTLRFLQGIGLSVISAVGYAAIQENFAERDAIKVMALMANISLLAPLLGPVLGAFLIDYVSWHWGFVAIALLALLSWVGLKKQMPGQKVSVTKQPFSYLFDDFKKVFSNRQFLGLTLALPLVGMPLMLWIALSPIILVDELKLTSVQYGLAQFPVFLGLIVGNIVLIKIIDRLALGKTVLIGLPIMLTGTLILILGVVWQTYLIPCLLTGMTLICFGEGISFSVLYRFALMSSEVSKGTVAAAVSMLLMTSFFAMIELVRYLYTQFHLWAFVLSAFAFIALWFTQPRLALKREMQERVAQDLH